A stretch of Labrus mixtus chromosome 7, fLabMix1.1, whole genome shotgun sequence DNA encodes these proteins:
- the hyal2b gene encoding hyaluronidase-2 — translation MKFAFHSVFTTAGNLPWLLQTLLTSWAVLCSADLKQTRWPLYSQKPVLLVWNAPTQDCAPRYGVTLSLDQFDVVASPNEGFVRQNLTIFYKERLGLYPYYERDGTAVNGGLPQLASLTQHYEKMPEGVQKYIREPEAKGLAVIDWEEWRPLWIRNWDTKDIYRSKSRELVAKKNPHWTPEQVGKVAQQDFELSARKFMLETLRLAKNLRPNQLWGFYLFPDCYNHDYRGGLKNYTGRCPAVEKARNDQLNWLWMECTAFFPSIYIGSVLSSTYYGRLFVRNRVKEAMRLASAGDGLARPVFVYTRPTYISQMTFLTEMDLVSTIGESVALGAAGVVFWGDTSYASSQANCQSVDGYLQGPLGRYLLNVSTAAERCSQELCKSHGRCLRKIPDNDVYLHLSPSTHSITSQDGQLKVTGSPGRAELDVFHTHFQCQCYSGYRGEDCTEKEKGQNRGSSVLGTWPLCLLLPLGLFALLH, via the exons ATGAAGTTTGCATTTCACTCTGTTTTCACCACGGCAGGCAACCTGCCTTGGTTGCTCCAGACTCTGTTGACATCGTGGGCAGTCTTGTGTTCGGCAGATTTAAAGCAGACAAGATGGCCATTATATTCCCAGAAGCCAGTTCTTCTTGTCTGGAATGCCCCAACACAGGATTGTGCCCCACGATATGGTGTTACGTTGTCTCTGGACCAGTTTGATGTTGTGGCTTCCCCCAATGAGGGCTTTGTCCGGCAGAACTTAACAATCTTCTATAAGGAGCGCCTTGGGTTGTATCCCTATTATGAGCGTGACGGCACTGCAGTGAACGGAGGCCTTCCGCAGCTTGCCAGCCTCACTCAGCATTATGAAAAGATGCCTGAAGGTGTGCAAAAATATATCCGAGAGCCAGAGGCAAAAGGTCTGGCTGTTattgactgggaggagtggagaCCATTGTGGATCAGAAATTGGGACACTAAAGATATCTATCGAAGTAAATCGCGTGAACTGGTGGCTAAAAAGAACCCACATTGGACCCCAGAGCAAGTGGGAAAAGTTGCACAGCAGGATTTTGAGCTGTCGGCTCGCAAATTTATGCTGGAGACCCTAAGACTTGCCAAGAATTTGAGGCCAAATCAACTGTGGGGATTCTACCTGTTTCCAGATTGTTACAACCATGACTACAGGGGTGGCCTGAAAAACTACACAGGACGCTGTCCTGCTGTAGAGAAGGCGCGCAATGATCAACTCAACTGGTTGTGGATGGAATGCACAGCTTTTTTCCCATCCATATACATCGGCTCTGTACTCAGCTCAACGTACTATGGGCGCCTCTTTGTCCGAAATAGGGTGAAGGAGGCAATGCGCCTGGCGTCTGCAGGGGATGGATTAGCACGTCCTGTTTTTGTCTATACCCGCCCTACTTACATCAGTCAGATGACCTTCCTAACTGAG ATGGATCTGGTCTCTACCATTGGTGAGAGTGTTGCACTTGGAGCAGCAGGTGTAGTCTTCTGGGGGGACACCTCCTATGCAAGCAGCCAG GCCAACTGCCAAAGCGTTGATGGATACCTCCAAGGACCGCTGGGCCGGTACCTGCTCAATGTGTCCACAGCTGCAGAACGGTGCAGTCAGGAGTTGTGTAAATCCCACGGCCGCTGTCTACGCAAAATACCAGACAATGACGTGTACCTCCATCTCAGCCCCTCGACACACAGCATCACCAGTCAGGACGGCCAGCTGAAGGTTACAGGGAGTCCTGGCCGAGCTGAGCTGGACGTTTTCCACACACACTTTCAATGCCAGTGCTACAGTGGGTACAGGGGTGAGGACtgtacagagaaagaaaaagggcaGAATAGAGGCTCCTCTGTCTTAGGGACCTGGCCTCTGTGCCTTTTACTCCCACTAGGACTCTTCGCCCTGCTACACTGA
- the tusc2b gene encoding tumor suppressor 2, mitochondrial calcium regulator b, producing MGGSGSKSRGYWPFSGSGSTDDPTKDGNEQPLARVRSFAGATPFVFTRRSSMFFDEDGDLAHEFYEETIVTRNGRKRAKLKRIQKNLTPQGIIKLDHPCIHVDFPVVLCEA from the exons ATGGGTGGCAGTGGCTCCAAATCCAGAGGATATTGGCCTTTTTCTGGCTCAGGTAGTACAGACGATCCCACCAAAGATGGAAACGAGCAGCCACTGGCGAGAGTTCGAAGTTTTGCTGGTGCAACGCCATTTGTGTTTACAAGACGAAG CTCTATGTTTTTTGATGAAGACGGCGACTTGGCCCATGAATTCTACGAAGAGACAATTGTGACAAGAAATGGACGTAAAAGAGCCAAGCTGAAGAGGATTCAGAAAAACCTCACACCTCAG GGAATTATAAAGCTGGACCACCCTTGCATCCATGTAGATTTCCCAGTTGTCCTCTGTGAAGCCTGA
- the rassf1 gene encoding ras association domain-containing protein 1 translates to MTCQRVYHRMSKCELIELKDLSINDSIELAAPAVRKAPSPVNPTQTGHFHVVRLVGENVSIETPRCQTGEAGVGHDFQPCSYTHLTWCDLCGEFIWGLYQQSVRCANCSYTCHYRCRPFIQLDCSTDGRLLTSQEDFSVDSIETDTNVDEPIDWAKQKLSVSEIQHKIKEYNARINSNLYMVVNKDGSYTGFIKVHFQLVRPISLPPRQSLSSTQDEEEQSGWLKRRTSFYLPKDTAKHLHISSHTRVREVIEALLNKFTVVDNPAKFALFERTEKQSQVYMRKLSDEECPLYLRLCAGPSEKVLSLVLKENETGEVNWDAFSFPELCNFLRILQREEEEHVRQIVKRHALARDMMKQAMARITTPG, encoded by the exons ATGACATGCCAGCGTGTGTATCACAGGATGTCTAAATGTGAGCTGATCGAGCTTAAGGACCTCAGTATAAATGATTCCATCGAGCTGGCTGCTCCTGCAGTCCGCAAAGCCCCGTCTCCTGTAAACCCGACTCAGACGGGTCACTTCCACGTCGTGCGCCTGGTCGGAGAAAATGTCAGCATCGAGACACCCCGCTGTCAAACAGGAGAGGCTGGAGTGGGTCATGACTTTCAGCCTTGCAGTTACACTCATCTCACCTGGTGTGACCTGTGTGGAGAATTCATCTGGGGGCTTTATCAGCAAAGTGTGCGCTGCGCAA ACTGCAGTTATACTTGTCACTACCGCTGCCGACCATTCATCCAGCTGGACTGCAGCACAGATGGACGTTTATTAACAAGCCAAGAAGATTTCTCTGTTGACTCCATCGAGACTGACACAAATGTG gaTGAGCCGATCGATTGGGCTAAGCAGAAGTTGTCTGTTAGTGAGATTCAACACAAGATTAAGGAGTACAACGCACGGATCAACAGCAATCTCTACATGGTGGTT AATAAAGACGGGTCTTACACTGGTTTTATCAAGGTCCACTTTCAGTTGGTCCGCcccatctccctccctcctcgccAGAGCCTAAGCTCCACGCAGGACgaagaggagcagagtggaTGGTTGAAAAGGCGGACTTCTTTCTACCTCCCCAAAGACACTGCCAAGCACCTGCATATAAGCTCCCACACACGTGTAAGGGAAGTGATCGAGGCATTGCTCAACAAGTTCACCGTGGTGGACAACCCAGCCAAGTTTGCCCTGTTTGAACGCACTGAGAAACAAAGTCAAG TGTACATGCGTAAACTGTCTGATGAAGAGTGCCCCCTGTACCTGCGCTTGTGTGCTGGCCCCAGTGAAAAAGTCTTGAGTCTGGTTTTGAAAGAGAATGAGACCGGAGAAGTCAAT TGGGATGCTTTTAGTTTCCCTGAGCTGTGCAACTTTCTGCGAATCCTGCAGCGGGAGGAAGAGGAACATGTGCGGCAGATTGTGAAGCGCCACGCTCTTGCTCGAGACATGATGAAGCAGGCGATGGCGAGGATTACCACTCCTGGTTGA
- the LOC132977942 gene encoding transmembrane reductase CYB561D2, with the protein MVHSKETEPEHWVYGFTRTVSASLTHLMCIVFTVFITVLSRPGTSLFSWHPFLMTLAFSLFMTEAILLFSPRGSPIKSLPHKTKGRVHWILQCICVSCAVLGLAAIFYNKHLNDKPHFTSWHGFLGLITVCVVGLQSLAAVPLIFHSLAKGWSLAKLKRYHAASGLVTYLLGSASLLLGLCSAWFTASVSGYTWYLSALCPALTALVMMNQVTTAYMAKKRFQS; encoded by the exons ATGGTTCACAGCAAAGAGACTGAACCTGAGCACTGGGTTTACGGTTTTACCAGAACAGTTTCCGCATCTCTCACCCACCTGATGTGCATCGTGTTCACTGTTTTCATTACTGTTCTGTCCCGACCGGGCACAA gTTTGTTTTCCTGGCACCCATTCTTAATGACACTAGCA TTCTCCTTATTCATGACAGAAGCAATACTCCTCTTCTCGCCTCGTGGCTCCCCCATAAAAAGTTTGCCACACAAAACCAAAGGCCGTGTTCACTGGATTCTGCAGTGCATCTGTGTGTCTTGTGCAGTCCTGGGCCTTGCAGCCATCTTTTACAACAAGCACTTGAATGATAAACCCCACTTCACCTCATGGCATGGTTTTCTGGGGCTgatcacagtgtgtgtggtgGGACTTCAGTCTTTGGCAGCTGTGCCTCTCATCTTCCACTCTCTGGCCAAAGGCTGGTCCCTGGCCAAACTCAAACGCTACCACGCAGCATCTGGACTGGTCACGTACCTGCTGGGCAGTGCCAGCCTGCTGCTCGGTCTCTGCTCTGCCTGGTTCACTGCATCTGTGAGCGGATACACCTGGTACCTGTCAGCACTGTGCCCCGCCCTCACTGCCCTTGTTATGATGAACCAAGTCACCACTGCCTACATGGCTAAGAAAAGGTTTCAGTCCTGA
- the rad54l2 gene encoding helicase ARIP4 — protein MSEEAMSDSDLEPSLNSEDEDLENEEEEDMEEDEDDNDGDDEEDSLERPASAQSKEDAAQDGQDSASTTSGEPSSEPASCPSSRPPSRPPSGPASRPASRSQPPGSPETLSPSKKPSSKSKKQKASKSTKSSKSSKGSKPSKPSKPVHMRKNIRKLLKEDQLEAGTKAAQQEEMERRKRLEQQRKDFPTPAPAVPESQLVDTASLLGEVSHLVPALLSKQDVICLDSSGDEDEEGEAKLPALAIRDDVIELSSGDEDALQISSESADEDADGTAGSQESSGAHINDTQNMPDAQGRVLVNINHPAEEKDIYLAPQLAKAVKPHQIGGIRFLYDNLIESLDRYKSSSGFGCILAHSMGLGKTLQVISFIDILLRNTEAHTVLAIVPVNTLQNWLTEFNLWLPPQEALSPDNDPVFVAGRTFKVHILNDEHKTTLARAKVVEDWSKGGGVLLMGYEMYRLLSMKKSFVMGKKRKSKKPAGPIIIDLDEEDRQQELMRGIEKSIARPGPDVVICDEGHRIKNYHASTSQALKNIRSRRRVVLTGYPLQNNLIEYWCMVDFVRPDFLGTRQEFSNMFERPILNGQCVDSTPQDVRLMRYRSHVLHSLLEGFVQRRGHDVLRDQLPTKEEHVILVRLSPIQRALYSEFMKRFREAGNTGWLGLNPLKAFCVCCKIWNHPDVLFEALQKESQANEQDLDLDDITSASNPRCPAPGAGLKAKVADSSNSKVNNVVPQLNHSQERANQVITYEWAKDIMSNYQMGVLENSAKMVLLFYLIDESVRRRDKILVFSQSLSTLSVIEDFLSKRAMPPGIASSDAQSQNWVRNLNYYRLDGSTSASERERLINQFNDPENTATWVFLLSTRAGCLGVNLIGANRVVVFDASWNPCHDAQAVCRVYRYGQRKPCYIYRLVCDFTLEKKIYDRQVSKQGMSDRVVDDLNPVLNFTRKEVESLLHFVEDEPDNHSLTSNEEFEEVMLKACQYHPHLITKQPFHHESLLVDRKESKLTKAEKRAAKKSYEDEKRASVPYTRTSYAPYYPNSDQALTNIPAFNQRGWRPMVRPDDKPVASVRPIQSTPIPMMPRQVGMGIGGSGSAGSLPVNFLQKAGVYVQRIVTTTDIVIPGANSTTDVQARISAGESIHVIRGSKGTYIRTNDGRIFAIRSGKISRAVGGGSAAQRGMQDSLIHPISNGCSSPVDQRQLSPNREQRSSSPLSSEILREISRYTSSTGDANMGLHSPSDMSATPADDGGSSQNIQAGDVSRQLGDDLLSSALEMRGSKRRSTEGQRNTQTGGKRNAAARFPGLSMSSSGLSFPPVGLNSSSLLGNLGHMGHPLLMGGSSGSSFLQTPGQTLTDLQTMFPSAGSDLLRQSSPGNGHLPSPSSSSLPTAFSSASTTIPMSSSPSAATSSSMVSGSLPPYLMNPNMAGLLSSGFPLNYSQSLLSEPSMFSNPLLSGSGGFQAPNSSSTASRFLSHFNNPTSSLLGAALSQPDRHQSTENGGSSSDDDVIEVTGQ, from the exons ATGTCTGAAGAGGCGATGTCAGACAGTGACCTGGAGCCCAGCCTTAACAGTGAAGATGAGGATTTggaaaatgaagaagaggaggacatggaggaagatgaggatgaCAATGATggggatgatgaagaagatagTCTTG AACGACCTGCAAGTGCCCAGAGCAAGGAAGATGCAGCCCAGGATGGCCAAGACTCCGCCTCAACTACCTCCGGAGAGCCATCCTCGGAGCCGGCATCCTGTCCATCTTCCCGGCCTCCCTCCAGGCCTCCCTCTGGACCTGCCTCCAGACCTGCCTCTCGCTCTCAACCTCCAGGCAGCCCAGAAACGTTGAGCCCGAGCAAGAAACCCTCCAGCAAATCAAAGAAGCAAAAAGCCTCTAAATCAACCAAATCTTCAAAGTCTTCAAAAGGCTCCAAACCTTCTAAGCCTTCTAAACCTGTACACATGAGGAAGAATATCAG AAAGCTGCTGAAAGAGGATCAGCTGGAGGCTGGGACCAAGGCGGCTCAacaagaggagatggagaggcGGAAACGTCTGGAGCAGCAGCGGAAGGACTTCCCTACACCTGCCCCAGCTGTCCCAGAGTCCCAGCTTG TGGACACTGCGTCACTTTTAGGAGAAGTATCTCACTTGGTCCCGGCTCTCCTGAGCAAGCAGGATGTGATCTGTCTGGACAGCAGCGgcgatgaagatgaagaagggGAAGCCAAGCTGCCTGCGCTTGCCATTAGAGATG ATGTAATTGAGCTGAGCTCTGGGGATGAAGATGCCCTGCAGATAAGCAGCGAGTCTGCCGACGAGGATGCTGACGGCACTGCAGGCTCACAGGAGAGCAGCGGGGCGCACATCAACGACACCCAGAATATGCCTGACGCCCAGGGTCGCGTGCTGGTTAATATCAATCACCCTGCAGAGGAGAAAGACATTTACCTCGCTCCACAGTTGGCCAAGGCAGTAAAACCTCACCAG atcGGGGGAATCCGGTTTCTCTATGATAACCTCATCGAATCACTGGATCGGTATAAGTCCAGCAGCGGGTTTGGCTGCATCCTGGCTCACAGCATGGGTTTGGGAAAAACTTTGCAGGTGATATCTTTCATCGACATCCTACTGAGGAATACGGAGGCTCACACTGTGCTGGCCATCGTTCCT gtgaacACACTTCAGAACTGGTTGACAGAGTTTAACCTCTGGCTCCCTCCGCAAGAAGCTCTTTCCCCGGACAATGACCCCGTATTTGTCGCAGGCCGCACATTCAAAGTTCACATCCTCAACGATGAGCACAA AACCACCTTAGCCAGGGCCAAGGTGGTGGAGGACTGGTCCAAAGGGGGAGGGGTGCTGCTGATGGGTTACGAGATGTACCGCCTGCTCTCCATGAAGAAGAGCTTTGTAATGGGCAAGAAGAGGAAATCAAAGAAGCCCGCAGGACCAATCATCATCGACCTGGACGAAGAAGATAGACAACAGGAGCTCATGAGAG GTATAGAAAAATCCATAGCACGGCCCGGCCCAGATGTGGTGATATGTGACGAGGGTCATCGCATTAAGAACTACCATGCCAGCACATCACAGGCTCTGAAGAACATCCGCTCCCGGCGCAGAGTGGTCCTGACAGGTTACCCCCTGCAGAACAATCTGATCGAATACTGGTGCATGGTGGACTTTGTCAGGCCCGACTTTTTAGGCACGCGGCAGGAGTTCAGCAACATGTTCGAGCGTCCCATCCTCAACGGGCAGTGTGTGGACAGCACACCGCAGGATGTGCGCTTGATGCGCTACCGCAGCCACGTGCTACACAGCCTGCTGGAGGGGTTCGTTCAGAG ACGAGGTCATGATGTGCTACGAGACCAGCTTCCAACCAAGGAGGAGCATGTGATCTTGGTGCGGCTTTCTCCCATTCAGAGGGCTCTCTATTCTGAGTTTATGAAACGCTTTCGAGAAGCAGGGAACACCGGCTGGCTTGGTCTTAACCCACTCAAAGCCTTCTGTGTATGCTGTAAG ATATGGAATCACCCAGATGTTCTCTTCGAGGCCCTTCAGAAGGAGAGCCAGGCCAACGAGcaggacctggacctggatGACATCACTTCGGCTAGTAACCCACGCTGTCCTGCACCGGGTGCTGGCCTCAAGGCCAAAGTAGCCGACTCCAGCAACAGCAAAGTCAACAACGTTGTTCCACAACTCAATCACTCCCAGGAAAGAGCCAATCAAGTCATCACGTATGAATGG GCAAAGGACATCATGTCAAACTACCAGATGGGAGTTCTGGAGAACTCTGCCAAGATGGTTCTGCTCTTCTATTTGATTGATGAGAGTGTGAGAAGAAGAGACAAGATTTTGGTGTTTAG TCAAAGCTTGTCCACCCTGTCAGTCATTGAGGACTTCTTATCAAAGAGAGCCATGCCGCCAGGTATCGCCTCCTCCGACGCCCAGAGCCAAAACTGGGTTCGCAACCTCAATTACTACA GGCTGGATGGGAGTACATctgcctcagagagagagagactaatcAATCAGTTTAACGACCCAGAGAACACTGCAACATGGGTCTTCCTTCTTTCTACGAG AGCGGGCTGCTTGGGGGTGAATCTGATCGGGGCTAACCgcgttgttgtgtttgatgccTCCTGGAACCCGTGCCACGACGCCCAAGCTGTGTGCAGAGTGTACCGCTATGGTCAGAGGAAACCCTGCTACATTTATCGCCTGGTCTGTGATTTCACCCTGGAGAAAAAGATTTATGACAGACAAGTCTCCAAACAGGGAATGTCTG accgTGTTGTTGATGACCTAAACCCGGTGCTGAACTTCACTCGTAAAGAAGTGGAGTCGCTGCTGCACTTTGTGGAGGATGAACCTGACAACCACTCTCTGACCTCTAATGAAGAATTTGAAGAGGTGATGCTCAAAGCCTGTCAGTATCACCCACACCTCATCACCAAG CAACCTTTCCATCACGAGTCACTGCTGGTGGATCGTAAGGAGTCTAAACTAACCAAGGCAGAGAAGAGAGCGGCCAAGAAGAGCTATGAGGACGAGAAACGAGCGTCTGTGCCCTACACACGCACATCGTATGCCCCCTATTACCCAAACAGTGACCAGGCGCTCACAAACATACCAGCATTCAACCAGCGTGGCTG gCGTCCCATGGTGCGGCCTGATGACAAGCCTGTGGCAAGTGTCAGGCCCATCCAGTCAACTCCGATCCCCATGATGCCTCGCCAGGTTGGCATGGGCATTGGTGGCTCCGGCTCTGCAGGCAGCCTGCCCGTTAACTTCCTACAGAAAGCTGGAGTTTATGTGCAGAGGATCGTCACCACCACTG ATATTGTAATCCCGGGCGCAAACAGCACAACAGATGTGCAAGCACGAATCAGTGCAGGAGAGAGCATCCATGTGATCAGAGGATCTAAAG GTACATACATAAGGACCAATGATGGAAGAATATTTGCTATTCGATCTGGAAAGATCAGTAGAGCAGTAGGTGGGGGCTCTGCAGCTCAAAGAG GCATGCAAGACTCCCTGATCCATCCCATCAGTAATGGCTGCTCTTCCCCTGTGGATCAACGGCAGCTTTCCCCAAACAGGGAGCAGCGGTCCTCCTCTCCCCTGAGCTCCGAGATCCTCCGAGAGATCAGCCGCTACACGTCATCCACAGGTGACGCCAACATGGGGTTGCATTCGCCTTCTGACATGTCGGCCACACCAGCAGATGACGGTGGAAGCTCCCAAAACATTCAGGCCGGAGATGTCAGCCGGCAGCTCGGTGACGACCTCCTGAGCTCGGCTTTAGAGATGCGTGGCAGCAAACGCAGGAGTACTGAAGgccagagaaacacacaaacgggGGGCAAACGCAATGCTGCGGCACGTTTTCCTGGCCTGTCAATGAGCTCCAGTGGGCTCAGTTTCCCTCCTGTGGGTTTGAACTCCTCCTCCTTATTGGGAAACCTAGGGCACATGGGTCACCCTCTTCTGATGGGTGGTAGCAGTGGATCATCATTCCTTCAAACCCCAGGACAAACTCTGACTGATTTACAGACCATGTTCCCCTCTGCAGGCTCAGACCTGTTGAGACAGTCCTCCCCAGGGAACGGACACCTCCCCagcccctcctcttcctctctgcccaCAGCTTTCTCTTCTGCCTCCACCACCATACCCATGTCATCATCACCGTCAGCGGCAACTTCTTCCTCCATGGTGTCGGGTTCTCTACCTCCGTACTTGATGAACCCCAACATGGCGGGCCTGCTTTCGTCAGGCTTCCCCCTCAACTACAGCCAGTCTCTGCTCTCAGAGCCCAGTATGTTCTCCAACCCCTTACTCTCGGGGTCAGGGGGATTCCAGGCGCCGAACTCCAGCTCTACCGCGTCACGTTTCCTCTCCCATTTCAACAATCCCACTTCCAGCCTGTTGGGGGCGGCTCTCAGCCAGCCAGACAGACATCAGAGCACGGAGAATGGCGGCAGCAGTTCTGATGATGACGTCATAGAGGTGACAGGACAGTAG